One region of Mycolicibacterium insubricum genomic DNA includes:
- a CDS encoding TetR/AcrR family transcriptional regulator, protein MASSDGSTRESKRLATRERLLGAAIAEFKRSGMADADVAAIVSAAGVAHGTFFFHFPTKEHVLLELEQREEDRIARAYDRFLAKPHTLEAALREALRLVLGLERRLGNPLFKDFLALHFSQTRPPATDDQTHPVIAGVAGEIEAAQRRGEVDAAVTPWNSAVFYLLGFYALLITTNDWPIRDALLEDFVARTLHGLQACSVSVKP, encoded by the coding sequence ATGGCGTCATCGGACGGGTCGACCCGCGAGAGCAAGCGGCTGGCGACCCGGGAACGGTTGCTGGGTGCGGCAATCGCCGAGTTCAAGCGTTCCGGGATGGCCGATGCCGATGTCGCGGCGATCGTTTCGGCGGCGGGCGTCGCGCACGGCACGTTCTTCTTCCACTTCCCCACCAAGGAACACGTGCTGCTGGAGTTGGAGCAGCGCGAGGAGGACCGGATCGCCCGGGCCTACGACCGGTTCCTGGCCAAGCCGCACACCCTGGAGGCCGCGCTGCGCGAGGCGCTGCGCCTGGTGCTCGGGCTGGAACGCCGGCTCGGCAACCCGCTGTTCAAGGACTTTCTGGCGCTGCACTTTTCGCAGACCCGGCCGCCGGCCACCGACGACCAGACCCATCCGGTGATCGCCGGGGTGGCCGGCGAGATCGAGGCGGCTCAGCGGCGTGGTGAGGTCGATGCCGCGGTCACGCCGTGGAACAGCGCGGTGTTCTACCTGCTGGGTTTCTACGCGCTGCTGATCACCACCAACGACTGGCCGATCCGCGACGCCCTGCTGGAGGACTTCGTCGCGCGCACGCTGCACGGCCTGCAGGCCTGTTCGGTCAGCGTCAAACCCTGA
- a CDS encoding FAD-dependent oxidoreductase, with protein MSANTEIAWDRQTDVVVLGTGGAGLTAALAASVAGAEVEVFERAETVGGTTAVSGGIAWIPAHNRSPDGELSVADAMAYLRAQSFGAMDDELVETFVRTGPVMLDFVEANSDVRFEIATGFPDYKPELPGGRPGGGRSLGPAPYDLERVPEFKDRITSFPADFSNVGIDAETRARLHADIGADADLVVAGAALIGGLLRGVLDRGVTVQTGARGIELLTEGGQIVGVRVAVGDDVVTVRARRGVVLANGGFEWDPRLVEAFLRGPMHGPVSPPANTGDALRMAMAHGADLANMGEAWWVPVIQIPGDTIDGHQRSRSVRLERTRPRSIIVNTAGKRFVNEASDYNSMSGAFQYLHPREGYVNDPSWIVFDAGHLKKYGFLGVEPGGAPLDWFNESADLGELAAKMGVDADGLAATVAAWNAETTGEDPRDPEFGRGASAYDGYWGDPEAPTPAGQTLGPLDTPPYYAVPVAIGAMGTKGGPRTDGDGRVRHVTGPVIPGLYAAGNAMAGVTGRAYGGAGGTIGPAMVFGFRAGHHAATGTPAATV; from the coding sequence GTGAGTGCCAACACCGAGATCGCCTGGGACCGCCAGACCGACGTCGTCGTCCTGGGCACCGGCGGCGCCGGCCTGACCGCGGCCCTGGCCGCATCCGTCGCCGGAGCCGAGGTCGAGGTCTTCGAGCGTGCGGAGACCGTCGGCGGAACCACCGCCGTCTCCGGGGGCATCGCCTGGATCCCCGCGCACAACCGCAGCCCGGACGGTGAGCTGAGCGTCGCCGACGCGATGGCCTACCTGCGGGCCCAGTCCTTCGGTGCCATGGACGACGAGCTGGTGGAGACTTTCGTGCGCACCGGCCCGGTCATGCTGGACTTCGTCGAGGCCAACAGCGACGTGCGGTTCGAGATCGCCACCGGGTTCCCCGACTACAAGCCGGAGCTGCCCGGCGGCCGACCCGGCGGCGGCCGGTCGCTGGGCCCGGCACCGTATGACCTGGAGCGGGTTCCGGAATTCAAGGACCGGATCACGTCGTTCCCGGCGGACTTCTCCAATGTCGGGATTGACGCCGAGACCCGGGCGCGGTTGCACGCCGACATCGGCGCCGACGCCGACCTGGTGGTGGCCGGCGCGGCGTTGATCGGTGGTCTGCTGCGCGGCGTGCTCGACCGCGGCGTCACCGTGCAGACCGGCGCCCGGGGCATCGAGCTGCTGACCGAGGGCGGCCAGATCGTCGGGGTGCGGGTCGCCGTCGGCGACGACGTCGTGACCGTGCGCGCGCGCCGCGGCGTGGTGCTGGCCAACGGGGGGTTCGAATGGGACCCCCGGCTGGTCGAGGCATTCCTGCGCGGGCCCATGCACGGCCCGGTGTCACCGCCGGCCAACACCGGCGACGCGCTGCGAATGGCCATGGCGCACGGCGCGGACCTGGCGAACATGGGTGAGGCGTGGTGGGTGCCGGTGATCCAGATTCCCGGCGACACCATCGACGGCCACCAGCGCAGTCGCAGCGTCCGATTGGAGCGCACCCGGCCGCGCAGCATCATCGTCAACACCGCCGGCAAGCGGTTCGTCAACGAGGCCAGCGACTACAACTCGATGTCCGGGGCGTTCCAGTACCTGCACCCGCGCGAGGGCTACGTCAACGACCCGTCCTGGATCGTGTTCGACGCCGGCCACCTGAAAAAGTACGGCTTCCTCGGTGTGGAACCCGGCGGTGCGCCACTGGACTGGTTCAACGAATCGGCCGATCTGGGCGAACTGGCCGCCAAAATGGGCGTCGACGCCGACGGGCTGGCTGCCACGGTTGCCGCGTGGAACGCCGAGACTACCGGTGAGGATCCGCGCGATCCGGAGTTCGGCCGGGGCGCCAGCGCCTACGACGGGTACTGGGGTGACCCCGAGGCGCCCACGCCGGCCGGTCAGACCCTCGGGCCGCTGGACACCCCGCCGTACTACGCGGTTCCGGTGGCGATCGGGGCGATGGGCACCAAGGGCGGACCGCGCACCGACGGCGACGGGCGGGTGCGCCACGTCACCGGACCGGTCATCCCCGGCCTGTACGCGGCGGGTAATGCGATGGCCGGGGTGACCGGCCGCGCCTACGGCGGTGCCGGCGGAACCATCGGCCCCGCCATGGTTTTCGGCTTCCGGGCCGGCCATCACGCGGCGACGGGAACCCCGGCCGCCACCGTGTGA